The proteins below are encoded in one region of Amycolatopsis magusensis:
- a CDS encoding iron-containing redox enzyme family protein has translation MVTKQLDRPTASSRVTYAASMDSEAVIADPATLAALRTELTAFGPATSSTVEELAAEASRWTRATTGRLLQLPDMPGSPESARSLVEQAALAAAPLALVSGAWLQWLVAPGNAEQEQSIRALALYACDVGVGNAGLSRGNVFLGLLRRLRIADYAVPSSRIAADTRIGDDAFYLPAHLLAMSRHADHLGPEILGADFCLRVVGLQPVLVIVQRAHPDLVHWPTIDPSTSHIEGQDAAVDQARGIAALAGTRHERVVAGFWWALSCVKAWYHQLLPQLRQAADPAHEMARLLRRRAREGAVYHAEYRIGGRTLSDWLKHCDTDAEALLDALRSSPLVRPGEPEQSPLVTALVQQRGPMFRVFSPADLAIIRNWIASLPDHHASAPTTGDAPQLVPLATGSVPRARNGASGPITSLREAYHLLQTRTCPPHVHDYARTYTRSWLARSEHGIQQDGSPLPESWTAAGLRGWLVEQHDRHADEFDKNEHRAIPAREAVIESAVQQAPLTLIDGAWLQGFTDYEHACSQVGNPLFNTFWDELGNGEVELNHPVIYRGVLHEMGVELPPTGSKEFAAFPRFKESSFELPVYWLSVGKFPRTHLPELLGLNLAMELSGVGGNYRRGRIILREYGFSTRFVDIHNTIDNVATGHSAWAADAIDNYMAVLASNQPDAARRDAWHRIKVGFRSLTPPDDRAARRAGKRAAAVR, from the coding sequence ATGGTGACGAAACAACTCGACCGCCCCACCGCAAGCAGCCGCGTGACCTACGCGGCATCAATGGATTCCGAGGCGGTGATCGCCGATCCAGCGACGCTGGCGGCGTTGCGCACCGAACTGACCGCGTTCGGCCCCGCGACATCCTCCACGGTCGAGGAATTGGCCGCCGAGGCCAGCCGGTGGACGCGGGCCACCACCGGCCGCCTACTCCAGTTGCCGGACATGCCGGGTTCACCCGAATCGGCTCGCAGCCTGGTGGAGCAGGCCGCGCTCGCGGCGGCTCCCCTCGCGCTCGTGTCGGGCGCCTGGCTGCAATGGCTGGTGGCCCCGGGCAACGCCGAGCAAGAGCAGTCGATCCGGGCGCTGGCGTTGTATGCCTGCGATGTCGGCGTCGGCAACGCCGGCCTGTCCCGCGGCAACGTCTTCCTGGGGTTGCTGAGGCGACTGCGCATCGCCGACTACGCGGTGCCGTCCTCGCGGATAGCGGCGGACACGCGGATCGGTGACGACGCCTTCTACCTGCCGGCGCACTTGCTCGCGATGAGCCGCCACGCCGACCACCTGGGTCCGGAGATCCTCGGCGCGGATTTCTGCTTGCGCGTCGTCGGCTTGCAGCCCGTTCTCGTGATCGTCCAGCGCGCGCACCCCGATCTCGTCCACTGGCCCACGATCGATCCGTCGACCTCGCACATCGAAGGCCAGGACGCCGCTGTGGACCAGGCGCGCGGAATCGCCGCACTCGCCGGCACACGGCACGAGCGCGTGGTGGCCGGCTTCTGGTGGGCCCTGTCCTGCGTGAAAGCCTGGTATCACCAGCTGCTCCCGCAGTTGCGGCAGGCCGCCGACCCAGCCCACGAAATGGCACGGCTGCTGCGGCGCCGCGCGAGGGAAGGCGCGGTTTACCACGCGGAATACCGCATCGGTGGCCGGACCCTGTCCGACTGGCTGAAGCACTGCGACACCGACGCCGAAGCACTCCTCGACGCATTACGGTCCAGCCCCCTGGTCCGGCCGGGCGAACCGGAGCAGAGTCCGCTGGTGACCGCGCTCGTCCAACAGCGCGGCCCGATGTTCAGAGTGTTCTCCCCCGCCGATCTCGCCATCATCCGCAACTGGATCGCTTCCCTGCCCGACCACCACGCGAGCGCGCCCACCACCGGTGACGCGCCCCAGTTGGTCCCGCTGGCGACTGGCTCGGTCCCGCGTGCCCGGAACGGGGCGTCAGGGCCGATTACCTCACTGCGCGAAGCCTATCATCTGCTCCAGACCCGGACCTGCCCACCGCACGTGCACGACTACGCCAGAACCTACACACGGTCATGGCTGGCCCGCTCCGAGCACGGCATCCAGCAGGACGGCTCACCCCTCCCCGAATCCTGGACCGCCGCCGGCCTGCGAGGATGGCTCGTCGAACAACACGACCGGCACGCGGACGAGTTCGACAAGAACGAGCACCGCGCCATCCCGGCACGGGAAGCAGTCATCGAATCCGCCGTGCAGCAGGCCCCGCTGACGCTCATCGACGGCGCGTGGCTCCAAGGATTCACCGACTACGAACATGCCTGCTCACAGGTGGGTAATCCGCTGTTCAACACGTTCTGGGACGAACTCGGCAACGGTGAGGTCGAGCTGAACCACCCGGTGATCTACCGCGGGGTCCTGCACGAGATGGGGGTCGAGCTGCCACCGACCGGGTCGAAGGAGTTCGCCGCATTCCCGCGCTTCAAGGAAAGCTCCTTCGAGCTACCGGTCTACTGGCTGTCCGTGGGCAAGTTCCCGCGCACGCACCTGCCGGAACTGCTCGGGCTCAACCTGGCGATGGAACTGTCCGGCGTCGGCGGGAACTACCGGCGGGGGCGCATCATCCTCCGGGAATACGGGTTCAGCACCAGGTTCGTCGACATCCACAACACCATCGACAACGTAGCCACCGGGCACTCGGCCTGGGCCGCCGACGCGATCGACAACTACATGGCCGTGCTCGCGTCGAACCAGCCTGACGCGGCGCGCCGCGACGCCTGGCATCGGATCAAGGTCGGCTTCCGGTCGCTCACCCCGCCGGACGACCGGGCGGCCAGGCGCGCGGGCAAGCGCGCGGCGGCGGTGAGGTGA
- a CDS encoding YcaO-like family protein, protein MTTHPGELADRKVFTSGTHRVRQPEETWELIRPALADYGITRVADVTGLDVIGIPVVVAVRPLAQSLSVSQGKGQTLQLARISAVMESIEMWHAENACPPAHWTAAPARGLGLPYRIEDLYNSPASLIDENVPLDWIRGQGLATGTTVPVPRSYVQLAIMATTHWRPPGLYVESNGLASGNSTSEALLHALYEVIERDAVSAVAFDSGEGRLDIRAATIDDDVCAVLIERIRAADVHVKIDAIPNRWGLPTFLCFVWSEDFPVFSAGSGTHSSPGVALSRAITEAVQSRLTAISGTRDDLPGIYPHIRAGAVAEVFTAEARHAWGDLQWSNPQFADVSSEADSVAQLVAATTGTEPIVVDLSTSADFAVVKVVCPGLTNTTHRKFPRPADTEEDPRELAAKNLHEAVPEEAQGR, encoded by the coding sequence ATGACCACGCATCCCGGTGAGCTCGCCGACCGGAAGGTGTTCACCTCGGGCACACACCGGGTCCGGCAGCCGGAGGAGACCTGGGAACTCATCCGGCCGGCACTCGCCGACTACGGCATCACCCGGGTCGCCGACGTCACCGGCCTGGACGTCATCGGCATTCCGGTCGTCGTCGCGGTACGGCCGCTGGCGCAGAGTCTCTCGGTCTCGCAAGGCAAGGGGCAGACGCTGCAGCTGGCCCGGATTTCGGCGGTGATGGAGTCGATCGAGATGTGGCACGCCGAGAACGCGTGCCCTCCGGCGCACTGGACCGCTGCTCCCGCACGCGGCCTCGGCCTGCCCTACCGGATCGAGGACCTGTACAACTCGCCGGCCAGCCTGATCGACGAGAACGTGCCCCTCGACTGGATCCGCGGCCAGGGCCTGGCCACCGGCACGACCGTCCCGGTCCCGAGGTCGTATGTCCAGCTCGCCATCATGGCGACCACGCACTGGCGCCCACCCGGCCTCTACGTCGAGAGCAACGGGCTCGCCTCCGGTAACAGCACCAGCGAGGCGCTCCTGCACGCCCTCTACGAGGTCATCGAGCGTGACGCGGTCAGCGCGGTGGCGTTCGACAGCGGCGAAGGGCGGCTGGACATCCGCGCCGCCACGATCGACGACGACGTGTGCGCCGTCCTCATCGAGCGGATCCGAGCCGCCGACGTCCACGTCAAGATCGACGCGATCCCGAACCGGTGGGGACTGCCTACCTTCCTGTGCTTCGTCTGGAGCGAGGACTTCCCGGTCTTCTCCGCAGGCTCGGGCACGCACTCCTCGCCGGGGGTCGCGCTCTCCAGGGCCATCACCGAGGCCGTGCAGAGCCGCTTGACCGCCATCAGCGGAACACGCGACGATCTTCCGGGTATCTACCCGCACATCCGGGCAGGGGCCGTAGCGGAGGTGTTCACCGCCGAGGCGCGCCACGCCTGGGGCGACCTGCAGTGGTCCAACCCGCAGTTCGCCGACGTCAGCAGCGAAGCCGACTCAGTCGCGCAGCTGGTGGCGGCGACCACCGGCACCGAACCGATCGTGGTCGACCTAAGCACCTCCGCCGATTTCGCGGTGGTGAAGGTCGTCTGCCCCGGGCTCACCAACACCACGCACCGCAAGTTCCCGCGTCCGGCGGATACCGAGGAGGACCCACGTGAGCTGGCTGCGAAAAATCTTCACGAAGCTGTTCCGGAAGAAGCCCAAGGACGATGA